Proteins encoded by one window of Pseudomonas sp. PSKL.D1:
- a CDS encoding alginate O-acetyltransferase: MTPHLIKLLGLSAALLAISQGVRADEVQAPSFTAEPCCQLCPEAHDASRYTTRYQQNFTTLVQAQGDWLFRTREDLRTEFNTTPAGYKRLQQVHDAFKKRGVELVVVYQPTRGLVNRNMLKPAEKAAFDYQKALGNYQAMLKRFASMGYNVPDLSPLTNEQLAAADQGKDFYFRGDQHWTPYGAERAAKIVADTVHKMPAFEGIPRKEFETHKSGRMGKTGTLHNVAGQLCNTSYAVQYMDQFATEPKGSSGGGDDLFGDGGNAQITLVGTSHSGKNYNFSGFLEQYIGADVLNVAFPGGGLEGSMIQYLGSEEFQKNPPKILVWEFSPLYRLDQETIWRQILGLLDDGCDARPALMSASAELKPGKNELMVNGKGGVIKDLINRNLQMDIKFEDTSVKTLQATLWYLNGRHEDIKIDKPTTSETDGRFVFQLREDEDWANQNVLALEVQGPEDGTRKVEAKLCKRNNFASTAHAGQ; this comes from the coding sequence ATGACCCCACACCTGATCAAACTGCTGGGCTTGTCCGCCGCCCTCCTGGCCATCAGCCAGGGCGTGCGCGCCGATGAGGTGCAAGCCCCGTCCTTCACCGCCGAGCCTTGCTGCCAGCTGTGCCCCGAAGCGCACGATGCCAGCCGCTACACCACCCGCTACCAGCAGAACTTCACCACGCTGGTGCAGGCCCAGGGCGACTGGCTGTTCCGTACCCGCGAAGACCTGCGCACCGAGTTCAACACCACACCGGCCGGCTACAAGCGCCTGCAGCAGGTGCACGACGCGTTCAAGAAGCGCGGCGTTGAGCTTGTGGTGGTCTACCAGCCGACCCGTGGCCTGGTGAACCGCAACATGCTCAAGCCGGCCGAGAAGGCTGCCTTCGATTACCAGAAGGCGTTGGGCAACTACCAGGCCATGCTCAAGCGCTTCGCCAGCATGGGTTACAACGTGCCCGACCTGTCGCCGCTGACCAACGAGCAGTTGGCCGCAGCCGACCAGGGCAAGGATTTCTACTTCCGCGGTGACCAGCACTGGACGCCGTACGGCGCCGAGCGCGCGGCAAAAATCGTGGCCGACACCGTGCACAAGATGCCGGCCTTCGAAGGCATCCCGCGCAAGGAGTTCGAAACCCACAAATCCGGGCGCATGGGCAAGACCGGCACCCTGCACAACGTTGCCGGCCAGCTGTGCAACACCAGCTACGCGGTGCAGTACATGGACCAGTTCGCCACCGAGCCGAAGGGTTCCAGCGGCGGCGGCGACGACTTGTTCGGTGACGGCGGCAACGCGCAGATCACCCTGGTCGGCACCAGCCACAGTGGCAAAAACTACAACTTCTCCGGCTTCCTTGAGCAGTACATCGGCGCTGACGTGCTCAACGTGGCCTTCCCCGGCGGTGGCCTGGAAGGCTCGATGATCCAGTACCTGGGCAGTGAAGAATTCCAGAAGAACCCGCCAAAGATTCTCGTCTGGGAATTCTCCCCACTGTACCGCCTGGATCAGGAGACCATCTGGCGGCAGATCCTCGGCCTGCTCGACGACGGCTGCGATGCACGCCCGGCATTGATGAGCGCCAGCGCCGAACTCAAGCCCGGCAAGAACGAGCTGATGGTCAATGGCAAGGGCGGCGTGATCAAAGACCTGATCAACCGCAACCTGCAGATGGACATCAAGTTCGAAGACACCTCGGTGAAGACCCTGCAGGCCACCCTGTGGTACCTGAACGGCCGCCACGAGGACATCAAGATCGACAAACCCACCACCTCCGAAACCGACGGGCGCTTTGTCTTCCAGCTGCGCGAAGACGAAGACTGGGCCAACCAGAACGTGCTCG